A section of the Castanea sativa cultivar Marrone di Chiusa Pesio chromosome 12, ASM4071231v1 genome encodes:
- the LOC142619006 gene encoding DNA-directed RNA polymerase V subunit 7-like, giving the protein MYMKVQLPWNVIIPAENLDAKGLMLQRSIIVRLMENFATRKATKDLGYFLAVTTLERIGEGRVRQHTGDVLFPVVFSCITFKLFRGEILEGVVHKVLKHGVFLRCGPVENIYLSYLKMPDYRYVPGENPVFLSDKLSKIEKEVVIRFIVIGTKWLEVEREFQALVSLEGHYLGPIS; this is encoded by the coding sequence atgtaTATGAAAGTACAGTTGCCCTGGAATGTTATAATCCCTGCTGAAAACCTGGATGCAAAAGGATTGATGCTCCAACGGTCAATTATTGTACGCCTGATGGAGAACTTTGCTACCAGAAAGGCCACCAAGGACCTTGGATATTTTCTTGCTGTGACTACTCTGGAGAGAATAGGAGAGGGTAGAGTCAGACAGCACACTGGAGATGTACTGTTTCCAGTCGTTTTTAGCTGCATCACCTTCAAGCTGTTCAGAGGAGAGATTTTAGAGGGTGTTGTCCACAAGGTGCTGAAGCACGGGGTCTTCTTGAGATGTGGGCCTGTAGAAAACATTTATCTCTCATATCTGAAAATGCCAGATTACCGTTATGTGCCTGGGGAGAATCCAGTCTTCTTAAGTGACAAGCTGTCGAAGATTGAAAAAGAAGTTGTGATCCGTTTCATTGTGATTGGAACGAAGTGGCTGGAGGTAGAGAGAGAATTTCAAGCATTGGTCAGTTTGGAGGGCCATTATCTTGGGCCAATTTCTTAG
- the LOC142618868 gene encoding DNA-directed RNA polymerase V subunit 7-like isoform X2, which translates to MFLKVQLPWNVIIPAENLDAKGLMLQRAITVRLMENFATRKATKDLGYFLAVTTLESIGEGRVRQHTGDVLFPVVFSCITFKLFRGDILEGVVHKVLKHGVFLRCGPVENIYLSCLKMPDYKYVTGENPVFLNDKLSKIEKDVAIRFIVIGTKWLEVEREFQALVSLEGDYLGPI; encoded by the coding sequence atgtttctcaAAGTACAGTTGCCCTGGAATGTGAtaatccctgctgaaaatctgGATGCAAAAGGATTGATGCTCCAGCGGGCAATTACTGTACGCCTGATGGAGAACTTTGCTACTAGAAAGGCCACTAAGGATCTTGGATATTTTCTTGCTGTCACTACTCTGGAGAGCATAGGAGAGGGTAGAGTTAGACAGCACACTGGAGATGTACTGTTTCCGGTTGTTTTTAGCTGCATCACCTTCAAGCTTTTCCGAGGCGATATTCTAGAAGGTGTTGTCCACAAGGTGCTGAAGCATGGGGTCTTCTTGAGATGTGGACCTGTGGAGAATATTTATCTCTCTTGTCTGAAAATGCCAGATTACAAGTATGTGACTGGGGAGAATCCTGTCTTCTTGAATGACAAGCTGTCAaagattgaaaaagatgttgcgATCCGTTTCATTGTGATTGGAACGAAGTGGCTGGAGGTAGAAAGGGAGTTTCAAGCATTGGTCAGTTTGGAGGGTGATTATCTAGGGCCCATTTAG
- the LOC142618868 gene encoding DNA-directed RNA polymerase V subunit 7-like isoform X1, which produces MLSVEKKMFLKVQLPWNVIIPAENLDAKGLMLQRAITVRLMENFATRKATKDLGYFLAVTTLESIGEGRVRQHTGDVLFPVVFSCITFKLFRGDILEGVVHKVLKHGVFLRCGPVENIYLSCLKMPDYKYVTGENPVFLNDKLSKIEKDVAIRFIVIGTKWLEVEREFQALVSLEGDYLGPI; this is translated from the exons ATGCTTa gtgtagaaaaaaaaatgtttctcaAAGTACAGTTGCCCTGGAATGTGAtaatccctgctgaaaatctgGATGCAAAAGGATTGATGCTCCAGCGGGCAATTACTGTACGCCTGATGGAGAACTTTGCTACTAGAAAGGCCACTAAGGATCTTGGATATTTTCTTGCTGTCACTACTCTGGAGAGCATAGGAGAGGGTAGAGTTAGACAGCACACTGGAGATGTACTGTTTCCGGTTGTTTTTAGCTGCATCACCTTCAAGCTTTTCCGAGGCGATATTCTAGAAGGTGTTGTCCACAAGGTGCTGAAGCATGGGGTCTTCTTGAGATGTGGACCTGTGGAGAATATTTATCTCTCTTGTCTGAAAATGCCAGATTACAAGTATGTGACTGGGGAGAATCCTGTCTTCTTGAATGACAAGCTGTCAaagattgaaaaagatgttgcgATCCGTTTCATTGTGATTGGAACGAAGTGGCTGGAGGTAGAAAGGGAGTTTCAAGCATTGGTCAGTTTGGAGGGTGATTATCTAGGGCCCATTTAG
- the LOC142620028 gene encoding DUF21 domain-containing protein At2g14520-like: MREDSVLCCALEFWVFLIICVSLVLFAGITSGLALGLLSFSQVELEVFTKAGRPRDQKYAAKILPLVKNEHLLLCTLLLGKSLAMEALPIFLDSMLPSWAAILLSVTLVLACAEIIPQAVCSRYGLSLGAKMSVFVRFLLTIFFPISYPISKLLDWLLGKGHSALYRRAELKTLVGLHANKAGKGGELSHHETTIITGALDLTQKVAKDAMTPIAETFCLDINSKIDMHTIGLVLSKGHSRIPVYSGSPKNIIGLILVKNLIFCRPEDETPVKYMTIRRIPKVYDNWPLYDILNQFQKGHSHMAVVVKCKKDVKDTENSAVSNHTVLDININPKSNQMQAERKGFYSPLEQKERLSISTNSSPLYSSDADDHSSTLKNAKEGAQDLNSHNKKWVQGSENILYENLDLPSNLDEEVVGIITMEDVLEELLQGDILDETDEYVDVHNKIRINLRSSRRSSSRSPRRSSVSHLYWRTPEPSPLSSYTPILRSPVSPYIQPPLVRPILYASPRRSIPNSPAGSAGLVRSSPSSHRLSRKLYEKLLLTGNS; this comes from the exons atgagagaggATAGTGTGCTTTGTTGTGCGCTTGAGTTTTGGGTGTTCCTAATTATATGTGTGTCGCTTGTGTTATTTGCTGGTATCACATCAGGACTTGCACTAGGACTATTGTCTTTCAGCCAAGTTGAACTTGAGGTCTTCACTAAGGCTGGTCGGCCCCGAGACCAGAAATATGCAG CAAAGATACTGCCACTTGTTAAGAATGAGCATTTGCTTTTGTGCACCCTCCTTTTGGGAAAATCACTGGCTATGGAG GCACTGCCAATTTTTCTGGATTCAATGCTTCCATCTTGGGCTGCCATTCTTCTATCGGTTACTCTTGTACTTGCATGTGCAGAG atcATCCCTCAAGCTGTCTGTTCCAGATATGGACTAAGTCTTGGAGCAAAAATGTCCGTCTTTGTCCGGTTCCTTCTAACAATCTTCTTTCCCATATCATATCCGATTAGCAAG CTGTTGGATTGGCTCCTCGGCAAAGGGCATTCTGCACTTTATAGACGAGCAGAGCTAAAGACATTGGTCGGTTTGCATGCAAATAAG GCAGGGAAAGGAGGAGAGTTGTCCCATCATGAAACTACTATTATTACTGGTGCTTTAGATTTAACACAGAAGGTGGCTAAAGATGCTATGACACCCATTGCTGAAACCTTTTGTCTAGAcataaattcaaaaattgacAT GCATACAATAGGCTTAGTATTGAGCAAAGGTCACAGTCGAATACCTGTCTACTCGGGAAGCCCAAAAAACATCATTGGCCTCATTCTG GTCAAGAATTTGATATTCTGCCGCCCTGAAGATGAAACTCCAGTTAAATATATGACCATCAGGAGAATACCTAA GGTATATGACAACTGGCCACTATATGATATACTGAATCAATTCCAGAAGGGTCATAGCCATATGGCTGTTGTTGTTAAGTGTAAGAAGGATGTCAAAGACACTGAGAATAGTGCAGTAAGCAACCATACCGTATTGGATATTAACATTAATCCAAAATCGAATCAAATGCAAGCAGAGAGGAAAG GATTTTATTCTCCACTTGAACAGAAAGAGCGTTTGAGTATCTCCACAAATTCATCCCCTTTGTACTCTAGTGATGCAGATGATCACAGTTCAACACTAAAGAATGCCAAGGAAGGAGCCCAAGATTTGAATtcacataataaaaaatgggtgcaaggaagtgaaaatattttgtatgaAAACTTAGATCTCCCAAGCAACTTGGATGAGGAAGTCGTTGGAATCATCACAATGGAAGATGTTTTGGAGGAACTGCTACAG GGAGATATACTGGATGAAACTGATGAATATGTTGATGTCCACAACAA GATTAGAATCAACCTGAGATCTTCAAGAAGATCATCATCGAGGTCTCCCAGAAGATCTTCTGTTTCCCATCTTTATTGGAGAACACCAGAGCCGTCTCCACTTTCTTCATACACTCCTATACTTCGTTCACCCGTTTCCCCATATATACAGCCACCGCTAGTGAGACCGATACTATACGCCTCCCCTAGAAGATCTATACCAAATTCTCCAGCAGGATCTGCAGGCCTTGTTCGTAGCTCGCCATCCTCCCATCGA CTGTCGAGAAAGTTATACGAGAAGCTGTTACTTACTGGTAATTCATAA